Within Brachyhypopomus gauderio isolate BG-103 chromosome 4, BGAUD_0.2, whole genome shotgun sequence, the genomic segment TCCCTTGGTTTTTTACTGTCTGAtttcatgtttgtttttgtgccCCATAaatccccccaacccccccaaacCACACTCCTAGCCCATAAACTTGCTATCTCGCAGTGGAAAGACTTAactaaacacatacacacacaacagagtaAATATGAATGATGATACCTTTTAGGGTTGAATTACTGACAAAAAACCCATAAAGAGTCTACTATAGCCCTCTGGGATGCAGATTTATTCTTTGCAATTATAATTAATATATAATGACTTTATATATGTTCagttattatgtttgtttcacTGCATCTCGATTAGTTTAGTTACTTTACACATATTGATTACGGTGATTGTTTATTTAAACTATTCTAAGATTATGTTGTTTATTCTTcttttgtctctctccctcctaagCACTGGGTTGACAGTGGTAAGTAATCTTTTAAAGTCTCTTTCAGTCACTACACAGAGGACAGCACAGATGCACACTCATTTTTTGAATGTTGGCTTGCCTGTACTGAAGTCTTATGATATAAGGTCAACAGCACATTTCTATGCAGATGTGCAAAGGATGACTGTAGTGATGAAGAACCCAGTACTTCAGTAATAGTAGAGGTACACTGGGAAGGTATTACTCTAGTAAAATAAGAACCCAGTACTTCAGTAATAGTAGAGGTACACTGGGAAGGTATTACTCTAGTAAAAGAAGAACCCAGTACCTCAGTAATAGTAGAGGTACACTGGGAAGGTATTACTCTAGTAAAAGAAGAACCCAGTACCTCAGTAATAGTAGAGGTACACTGGGAAGGTATTACTCTAGTAAAATAAGAACCCAGTACTTCAGTAATAGTAGAGGTACACTGGGAAGGTATTACTCTAGTAAAATAAGAACCCAGTACCTCAGTAATAGTAGAGGTACACTGGGAAGGTATTACTCTAGTAAAAGAAGAACCCAGTACCTCAGTAATAGTAGAGGTACACTGGGAAGGTATTACTCTAGTAAAAGAAGAACCCAGTACCTCAGTAATAGTAGAGGTACACTGGGAAGGTATTACTCCAGTAAAAGAAGAACCCAGTACCTCAGTAATAGTAGAGGTACACTGGGAAGGTATTACTCTAGTAAAACAAGACATTTTGACTTCAATTTAAGTACAAAAGAAcatacattattacattattattcatttttaCTTTGATTACTTTGATTTTCTTAGGTTATAACACGGGTGGGAGAAAATCAGTATAGAGTAATATGGCAATtatttgtttttcaaaatagcATCAATAAATGTAGGCTCAAATATTCACAATTTATTGATTGTCTAATTTGTATTGAAATATTAAGTATCTTTAGTGTGCAGTTTATATACAGATATAAATGTATAGGTGTGTATAAAAAGATATGTTTGCTTCTGGTTAGTCAGTTTTAAAACAGTTCATGAGATTAAACAGGTGGAATTTTTTTGTAGCTATAATCTGCAAAAGTAATAAAACTCATATTACAGTaatctataataaaaataactttTACGCTATTTTAATATTTCAGTAATATTTTAAGTTGTGTTTTAGCATGTTCCATCTTCTACCCATTTCAGCTGAAAGATGTTGacaggaaaaaatatataaagaaACTGAAACTATATGTATCTGGGCAAAGCTGAACAACAATACATTTTGACAATGATTCTTTATTATGTTGTCAAATTATGGAATGAACAATTATTTTGATATAAATTTTGACATAAAATTACTGTGatgtaaaaacaaataaacccaTCTAGCTAACATTCAGGCCTGCCACTGTAATCCTACACAGACAGTTCTATGTACAcgtttgtattgtactgtaatTTCTAAGGATAACAAGCGGTTAAAAGTTAAAAGTATTATGGTTCTGGATAGAGGGGCTATTCACACCTGCCTGTTGTTAATGCATGATCAATACATTCCATTCCTTAAAATATTAGCATTAAAACACTAGCCACAGTTGTATTAGCACAGTGTTGCTGGGGTGTTTTTTCATGATGTTGTCTTGAAGGATGAAAAAGGAAATTAATGTTCTGTAAATGTACTGGAGTAAGAAGTTTACATTCTTGTGATATGCAGTGTTGTTAAAGTAAAATGTCTCTGAAAATAGAAATACTCAAAGAAAGTATTAGTGCTTCAAGATACTACTTGAGTAACTAAATATATGTACTTCATGACTGTCCACCACTGCATATAGATgcacagatagacagacagacacagacaattTCAGTATAGTGCACTAGTGCAATTAACTGGAGTAAAAGTATGAACAAGCATACATGGGAACAGAGATATTTGAATTCATTTGAGCTTttcatatatagacagacagtaCTTTGAATCCAGTGTGATGTACTGAAGAAGAACTGTGGAACGACATGTGTGTTTTCCAAAGTGTTTGTCTCGGGTCTTTTCATGTGGCTTACACTCTGTTATAGAGAAGAAACAGAACTTGCCCCAGCTTAAGCTCTTCACGGTTCAGGCCAACAAAACggacatgtgtgtgcgtgtgcgtgtacgcATGAAGCCTCCATGTAAGTCTACACCATATCCAGCACTAATGTACATGTCTACAAATACCAACCAAATTTGGATAAGCCAAGGAGATTATGACattctctctatgtctctctcccttctccatTTGTCTTGTCTCTTTACAGCACATAATAAAACCGTACAGATTGAGTTCACTGAATTAGCATCTAATAACTCTCAGAATATCTTTGTCAAAGAAGGACATCATGAAAATGAAACTGTCTGGGTATGTTTCTGGCGCGTGAACATGATATACAGAGCCCCGCTAATGTACCGATTCCCAAAATAGCTGGAAATATTAAAACTGAATTTTGGGCATCTTTACCTTTAATGGGTTTTAATGAATtaaggtgttttttttaattatttcttcACTTTTCTGCTTCTTGTCATTCAGTCTCTCTACTTCTGTCTCTTTTAGTGGGAAGAGTTGTTTAAAGACCGCAGGAAAGTTGAAGTCAGGTGTTCTTTCCGTCCTGGGGGGCGACATACACGAGTGGTATGACTGAGATCataaactgattttttttttgctttgcttTGTGGGTTCTGAGTTGATGAGCTTCTTTGTGTTACTATGTCGCCCTCTAGTGGCACTTGACGTTTGACTGTTTCAAGGCTCAGGCTGGCAACcgagtgtatgtgtctgtgcgtgaaCTCAACCAAACACTCATCACTGCCTCTCCCACAGTGATCCATCCACAAGGTAGTTTTATCAGTCTCTGTAtgtctctgtttctttctctctctttaattCCAAATCAAGATATATTAGCCATGTATTTTCACTATTCACAATATATTCACCAAGTACATTCACTGGTAATCATTTTCAGAACTCAttcactatctctctctgtctctctctgtctctgtctctcgctctctctctctctctctctctctctctctctctctctctttctttctctctctttctctctctattggTAGTGAGAGTTTTTCCAGTTCCAAGGTTCCCAGTAAATCACAGGTCTGGATCTGATGAGGGAAAAGACACAGTGCCTGTGTATAACTTAAAGGTGGACATCTTGGCCAAACGTTTCCTGGTTACCATGGCAGAAGGCCAAAATGTGAAAGTCAGGTTGTGCTTTAAAAACTTTCAGAGGGAATGTTCTGGAGCCCGACCTCATCAGGTACATAAGGTAACCGTAGCTTCCTCTGAGACATTTACATGAGGGAAAATAAACTTGTGCTTGTTGCAGGCAGTGGAAGCCATATTGTTTGGACGAAAAGTTTCTTATCAgagtatttttgtgtgtttgtttcaggtTAATACTGATCTTAATCGGACTATCAGTTTAAATTTCACTCACCTGGTgccctgcatgtgtgtgcaggtaagACTTCATTTTCATGGACTCAACCACTGCATATAATTACTCCATAATACAGGACTTACAGAACAAATGTAGCTATTTAACCTTGTTCATAAATAATTTTCTCTTCAAAGCTGTATTATTTTTCACTGGATGCCAAAAGAGATACAGCCTGCCCACTTAAAGACAAGACATTgccaggtgaggtgtgtgtgtatgtatgtgtgcatgtgtgcgtgtgcgtgtgtgtgtgtgtgtgtgtgtgtgtgtgtgtgtgtgtgaatccaaCAGAACAAATAGtaagaaaaataagaataaAACAGTAATGAATGCCTTTGTACTACTATGTACCACCTATTGATGTTATAGGAGTTATTTCATTGCTGTGGAGTATTTtgggctgtatgtgtgtgctccCTGTGTTCTCCAGGAGGGGGCGATGTCTTGTCCAGCAGTTCACTGATTCCCTTTGGCAGCTCTGTTCTGCAGTGGAAGCCTCTGTGTCCGTCTGCCCAGTCCAAACCTTCTGTCGCCCTCTGCTGGCAGCAGCCGGAAAACCAGTCGCACTGCGTTCATGTTCAAAACTCAACcctggtggagacagagctggtaaGTGCTGAGTTGCCCACACTGTGAATCGTCCCTGGGGTCGGGAACACACTTTGGAAATGTCTTGTGGAGGAAGCCATGGGTCACTGAAGTGATTTGTTCAGTGGTTCTCTGTGTATGATTTGAGTTTGGCTTCCTCTAACTCAGAGACCTGTGGTAACCCACACATGAATAGTATGTTAATTCTCCTTGATTAGATTCCAGCAGGTAGATTGGGCTAACACTACAGAAATATGAGTAAAAAACATTAATCATTTAACATAATTTAGGAAAATCATTGAGCAAAGCCAGGTTTTCCTGTTATGATGGTTGTTTTCTTCAAATGTACATATAAATGCAGTGGAATCGAGGAATTTTCAGCTAGGAGGATTTCTGTAGTCAGGAAGTTTACTGGCATGTCATTCCACTGAGGAGTCTGGAAATCACACCAGCTCCCATTATTCTAGCCTTGTACTAGACACTAGACACTGTCTGGAAAAGAGGCACTTTTGAAAAGAGGCCATAGTGCTGTGGTGATACCGTCTTCTTCACATCAAGATGATCTTAGCAGTGATGAACAttttatgaataaaatatgaaaacaaaTAACCACAAGGCCCTTCTTCTCCCTCTGTACAGAGTTATAATGTGTCTCAGGTTGACAAGCACCCCCACATGTGTGTGAAGGTAAGCTCAGTGGGCGTCACACACAGCTAATCTCTGTCATCGTTTCACTATATGAATGATCATTTTGAAGCGTGTTTATTTTGTCTGCAGTTTTCTCTGAATGAGAGTCGTCGTGTCTTCTGTCCCTACAGCTCAGGTATACAAACGTATAAACCACCTCTGTCATATTACAGAATATTCCTCACAGAATATTCCTAGATTatatacccccctccccccatctctctgactctctctatCCATCTCATTATCCCAGGGTTGATCCCTAAATGGGAGGTGACCGTGGTCCTCGGACCACAGGGTCTGCGTGTCCAGCTGTCTTCTAGTGTCCAGGCGGTCTTTGCtgcacagctgtgtgtgagggagaatgAAGCATGTGTGGCCATCGGAAACGTCCACTCTGTTCTGATGGTTAATAATCTCTTACTGCTCTACTGACCTCTCTGACCTTCAGAAATGCAGcagcacacacagatacacagataGGCAGATCGTTCTGCTGTGTTTTACAGAAACAAGACGCTAGACATGGAGAACTGAGTATACCTCTTAGTTCGAGCAGCTCAGGACTGTGTGTGCAAGTAAGTTCAagatttgtgtgcgtgtgtgtgtgtatgtggatgtgtgtgtgtgttttctgttgtcTACATATTCTGAACTGGGGTATGGTGAATGAGATTTTCTCTCTGCAGGTGTGGCAGGCTGTACCTGCTCTTCTAGGGAGAAGAACCATCTGTCCTGACTGTGAGTAGTGAAATATAGATTCATGACAGcttagtgtacacacacagacaaatatttggttttataCCTAGTCGTGGTGTTCCAAAGAACTGAACATTTCTGtgtcttcatcagctgtgcaaacaaAGTGCTTCAGAAAagtatgtctgtctctctgtaaaCACTGATGGGCTTTATTAGAGATACACATCTAGGAGCACGTTGTACCTTCTTTGGCCTTCAAAACTTCAACAATTCGTCGTGACATAAATTCCACCAGCACCAGCATTCTGCAGAAATCTTAGCCCATGCAGATGAGATAGCACCTCACAGTTGCCACAGATGctctatggggggggggggggggtttaaccATCCTACCACAGAGCCAACACCTGAGCCTGGTTGGCCACATTGCTTATGTAAACCCTACTGCCCAGACTTCCATCCGCCatgactccacctccaccagcctCAACTGTTGGTGCCTGACAGGAGGGCTCCTCCATTCATGCTGCTTGCCCCACACTCTGACCCTCCTATCAGCACCAGAGACATCTGGGCTCTTCGGCCCAGGCCAAGTTCTTCCACTCTTCCGTGACTGGTGT encodes:
- the LOC143512593 gene encoding interleukin-17 receptor E isoform X2; the protein is MCGLYAFAGLVLSLRLTQLSVASDSTHKNVLKIKQHWVDSEKKQNLPQLKLFTVQANKTDMCVRVRVRMKPPSHNKTVQIEFTELASNNSQNIFVKEGHHENETVWWEELFKDRRKVEVRCSFRPGGRHTRVWHLTFDCFKAQAGNRVYVSVRELNQTLITASPTVIHPQVRVFPVPRFPVNHRSGSDEGKDTVPVYNLKVDILAKRFLVTMAEGQNVKVRLCFKNFQRECSGARPHQVNTDLNRTISLNFTHLVPCMCVQLYYFSLDAKRDTACPLKDKTLPGGGDVLSSSSLIPFGSSVLQWKPLCPSAQSKPSVALCWQQPENQSHCVHVQNSTLVETELSYNVSQVDKHPHMCVKFSLNESRRVFCPYSSGLIPKWEVTVVLGPQGLRVQLSSSVQAVFAAQLCVRENEACVAIGNVHSVLMKQDARHGELSIPLSSSSSGLCVQVWQAVPALLGRRTICPDYSHRRWGLILAVSLAFLVTVTTLGILTYNMIKKKTSVWRRSERKPVLLVCSSDDVAHVAAVCALASGLQEELCVDVRLAHWTHCSTQASLARLGPVPWLYGQCQAVQQAGGVVLVAWSADALRAFLRWREGQVEEMEHRWSGKETWTERAREASSVVAPVFIAALASLWTGLHSERRGEGFGLIDFRGLGGSCYVPKDLRGVRRYCLPRDLSSLVHELDLKARGPGGVKAAVSQWCCWPRLISKVLSSWLSQRLAQRLEACLPQADERARLASERTLPLKSDSGKNTKLKQKIRLLTDDPDSMEYNETSEKEQLGMPA
- the LOC143512593 gene encoding interleukin-17 receptor E isoform X1 gives rise to the protein MCGLYAFAGLVLSLRLTQLSVASDSTHKNVLKIKQHWVDSEKKQNLPQLKLFTVQANKTDMCVRVRVRMKPPSHNKTVQIEFTELASNNSQNIFVKEGHHENETVWWEELFKDRRKVEVRCSFRPGGRHTRVWHLTFDCFKAQAGNRVYVSVRELNQTLITASPTVIHPQVRVFPVPRFPVNHRSGSDEGKDTVPVYNLKVDILAKRFLVTMAEGQNVKVRLCFKNFQRECSGARPHQVHKVNTDLNRTISLNFTHLVPCMCVQLYYFSLDAKRDTACPLKDKTLPGGGDVLSSSSLIPFGSSVLQWKPLCPSAQSKPSVALCWQQPENQSHCVHVQNSTLVETELSYNVSQVDKHPHMCVKFSLNESRRVFCPYSSGLIPKWEVTVVLGPQGLRVQLSSSVQAVFAAQLCVRENEACVAIGNVHSVLMKQDARHGELSIPLSSSSSGLCVQVWQAVPALLGRRTICPDYSHRRWGLILAVSLAFLVTVTTLGILTYNMIKKKTSVWRRSERKPVLLVCSSDDVAHVAAVCALASGLQEELCVDVRLAHWTHCSTQASLARLGPVPWLYGQCQAVQQAGGVVLVAWSADALRAFLRWREGQVEEMEHRWSGKETWTERAREASSVVAPVFIAALASLWTGLHSERRGEGFGLIDFRGLGGSCYVPKDLRGVRRYCLPRDLSSLVHELDLKARGPGGVKAAVSQWCCWPRLISKVLSSWLSQRLAQRLEACLPQADERARLASERTLPLKSDSGKNTKLKQKIRLLTDDPDSMEYNETSEKEQLGMPA